A genomic stretch from Bacterioplanes sanyensis includes:
- a CDS encoding sensor histidine kinase, with amino-acid sequence MRQWSIRRRITLVGAIPALITVIILTALHLWQQWNDVSEDNARTAEILMANLMAAAEYPLISGNYSLLDPLVEQVLAQPAFVLLRVNAPNGSLLLEQQSLEYPSLDPQDVDLQAYPVTRVVEALSDFSDFDQPQSEIETIAVVTLGISHHYIRQQQLQTLSQTLLSGAVVVMLAALLAQIAAMGIIPPLENLSRFIGRLALGNVSGRMTVDQGAEIGQLQESANQLAQSLEQARKDQQTYTRQLMTEQQKTQAASRAKSEFLAMMSHELRTPLNGAVGMLQLMSPDNSAEEFAEFKGMAEQSLTHLTQLLEDVLVVVDIEKSRLTVRPEMHQVAPLLENLLVSFRQRALSNGLSLVVEYEHSLDGINLRLDPSLLRQTVRHLVDNAIKFTEQGMVVVRLALVEQETAKHLLVEVTDTGIGIDDEHKEKVLEAFAQANSSFSRRYDGVGLGLTICNHICQIVGGHLRIEDNERQGTRVLVELPVEVLDDDSTS; translated from the coding sequence ATGCGCCAGTGGTCGATTCGACGGCGTATCACCCTGGTCGGGGCGATACCGGCGTTGATCACAGTGATCATTTTAACTGCACTGCATTTGTGGCAGCAGTGGAATGACGTCAGTGAAGACAACGCCCGCACGGCAGAAATTCTGATGGCCAACTTAATGGCGGCGGCCGAGTATCCACTTATTTCTGGTAACTACAGTCTACTGGACCCGTTAGTTGAGCAAGTGTTGGCGCAGCCGGCGTTTGTGTTGTTGCGTGTGAATGCGCCCAACGGCAGTTTGCTGTTGGAGCAGCAAAGCCTTGAATACCCGTCTTTGGACCCACAAGACGTCGACTTGCAAGCGTATCCGGTTACGCGGGTGGTAGAAGCTTTGTCCGATTTTTCTGACTTTGATCAACCGCAGTCGGAAATCGAAACCATTGCGGTAGTAACGCTGGGCATATCACACCACTACATTCGCCAACAACAGCTGCAGACGCTGTCGCAAACGCTGTTATCTGGCGCTGTGGTGGTCATGCTGGCGGCTTTGCTGGCGCAAATAGCGGCCATGGGAATCATTCCACCGCTGGAAAATCTGTCGCGTTTTATCGGTCGGTTGGCCCTTGGCAATGTGTCTGGGCGCATGACGGTGGATCAGGGCGCTGAAATTGGTCAGCTGCAAGAGTCGGCCAATCAGCTAGCGCAGTCCCTTGAGCAAGCCAGAAAAGATCAGCAAACCTACACGCGCCAATTGATGACGGAACAACAAAAGACGCAAGCGGCCAGTCGGGCAAAAAGTGAATTTTTGGCGATGATGAGCCACGAACTGCGCACGCCGTTAAACGGCGCAGTGGGCATGCTGCAATTGATGAGCCCAGACAACAGCGCGGAGGAATTTGCCGAATTTAAAGGCATGGCCGAGCAATCATTAACTCACCTGACGCAATTGTTGGAAGACGTGCTGGTGGTGGTGGACATAGAAAAAAGCCGGTTGACCGTCAGGCCAGAGATGCACCAGGTGGCACCATTGCTGGAAAATTTACTAGTGTCCTTTCGCCAGCGCGCGTTGAGCAATGGATTATCGCTGGTGGTGGAATACGAGCACAGCCTAGATGGTATTAATCTGCGCCTCGACCCATCGCTGCTGCGGCAAACCGTTCGGCATTTAGTCGACAACGCCATTAAGTTCACAGAGCAGGGCATGGTGGTGGTCAGGCTGGCGTTAGTCGAGCAAGAGACGGCCAAGCATTTATTGGTCGAGGTCACCGATACCGGTATCGGCATCGACGATGAACACAAAGAGAAGGTGTTAGAAGCCTTTGCTCAAGCCAACTCGTCGTTCAGTCGTCGTTATGATGGGGTGGGATTGGGCCTGACCATTTGCAATCATATCTGTCAGATTGTCGGTGGCCATCTGCGTATCGAAGATAACGAACGTCAGGGTACCCGAGTGTTGGTGGAGCTGCCGGTGGAGGTGCTGGATGATGACAGCACCTCGTAG
- a CDS encoding class 1 fructose-bisphosphatase: MQRLRTFLEQHSDNPALINVIDGLMVACKDIAHRIQLGAAAGVLGSAEQENVQGECQKKLDVISNDILKDVLAAQPAVKGMASEEEELPVAANSAGSLLVLFDPLDGSSNIDINVTVGTIFSILPAREGADAASESAYLQPGNAQLAAGYVLYGPSTILVLTLGNGVYSFTLDPRIGEFVLQREQIRIAADTKEFAINMSNQRFWLQPMQTYVGDLLQGEEGPLGKRYNMRWIASMVAEIHRIMTRGGIFMYPYDNREPNKPGKLRLMYEGNPMSFLVQQAGGKASTAFNDIMDIQPQGIHERVSVVMGSANEVETVERYHQ, encoded by the coding sequence ATGCAACGTTTACGTACGTTTCTTGAACAGCACAGTGATAACCCAGCTCTGATCAATGTCATTGACGGCCTGATGGTGGCCTGCAAAGACATCGCGCATCGCATTCAACTGGGTGCTGCAGCAGGCGTGTTGGGCAGTGCCGAGCAAGAAAACGTACAAGGCGAGTGCCAAAAGAAACTGGACGTCATCTCCAACGATATCCTCAAAGACGTGCTGGCCGCACAACCAGCGGTTAAAGGCATGGCCAGTGAAGAAGAAGAGCTGCCCGTTGCAGCCAACTCAGCGGGCAGCCTGTTGGTGCTGTTCGATCCACTGGACGGTTCTTCCAACATTGATATCAACGTGACCGTGGGCACCATTTTCTCCATCTTGCCAGCTCGCGAGGGCGCAGATGCCGCAAGCGAAAGTGCTTACTTGCAGCCGGGTAATGCCCAGCTGGCGGCCGGTTATGTGCTCTATGGGCCGTCGACGATTTTGGTGCTGACGCTGGGCAACGGTGTCTATTCCTTTACTTTGGATCCACGCATTGGCGAGTTCGTGCTGCAGCGCGAGCAGATTCGTATTGCCGCCGATACCAAAGAATTTGCCATCAACATGTCCAACCAGCGTTTTTGGCTACAGCCAATGCAAACCTACGTCGGCGATTTGCTGCAAGGCGAAGAAGGGCCACTGGGCAAGCGCTACAACATGCGTTGGATTGCGTCTATGGTGGCTGAGATTCACCGCATCATGACGCGTGGCGGTATCTTCATGTACCCCTACGACAACCGCGAGCCGAATAAGCCGGGCAAGCTGCGCTTAATGTATGAAGGCAACCCAATGAGCTTTTTGGTTCAGCAAGCGGGCGGCAAAGCGTCCACTGCGTTTAACGACATTATGGACATCCAGCCGCAAGGCATTCATGAGCGAGTGTCTGTGGTCATGGGGTCTGCCAACGAAGTGGAAACGGTCGAACGCTACCACCAATAA